From a region of the Dickeya poaceiphila genome:
- a CDS encoding GhoT/OrtT family toxin → MSHHHLWEMIRTLYFLGLSVSMLFTFFMSKDNSLVMRFLAAILIGITWPLSFPVVIVFSFF, encoded by the coding sequence GTGTCGCACCATCATCTGTGGGAAATGATAAGAACCCTGTATTTCCTTGGCCTTTCGGTCTCAATGCTATTTACTTTTTTTATGAGTAAGGATAATTCTTTGGTTATGCGTTTTCTGGCTGCAATATTAATCGGTATCACCTGGCCATTAAGTTTTCCCGTAGTGATCGTTTTTTCATTTTTTTAA
- the betB gene encoding betaine-aldehyde dehydrogenase, with amino-acid sequence MSLYGLQPLFIHGKRANSDSDDTFPAVNPATGEILAELQEATEGDIRRAVTSAQQGQSVWAAMTAMQRTRVLLRAVAILRERNDELALLETQDTGKPLSETRRVDIATGAGVLEYYAGLAPSLEGQQIPLRDTSFVYTRREPLGVIAAIGAWNYPLQIALWKSAPALAAGNAVIFKPSEVTSLTALQLAEIYHEAGLPSGVFNVLTGGGKTVGQALTRHPGIAKVSFTGGVVSGKTVMANAAKSSLKAVTLELGGKSPLIIFDDVDLNRAADIAMAANFFSSGQVCTHGTRVFIPTTLKPIFEQKILERVARIRMGDPTDLTVNFGPLVSIAHQKSVLRYIERGKEEGARLLIGGDVPKGDAFSRGAWVTPTVFTDCRDDMTIVREEIFGPVMSILTYDAEDEVVRRANGTNYGLAAGVVTRDISRAHRVIHQLQAGIGWINTWGESPAEMPVGGYKHSGLGRENGIATLHSYTQIKSIQVELGDFNPIF; translated from the coding sequence ATGTCACTTTATGGTTTACAGCCGTTGTTTATCCACGGCAAGCGTGCCAACAGCGACAGTGATGACACCTTTCCTGCCGTCAATCCTGCGACTGGCGAGATACTTGCCGAGTTGCAGGAAGCTACTGAGGGGGACATCCGTCGGGCGGTAACATCTGCACAGCAAGGACAATCTGTGTGGGCAGCGATGACGGCGATGCAACGAACACGCGTGCTGCTTCGTGCCGTAGCGATACTTCGTGAACGTAACGACGAGCTGGCATTGCTGGAAACTCAAGATACCGGTAAGCCGTTGTCAGAAACCAGAAGGGTGGATATTGCCACCGGAGCCGGTGTGCTGGAGTACTACGCTGGGTTGGCGCCATCACTGGAGGGGCAACAGATCCCATTGCGCGATACGTCTTTTGTCTACACCCGACGTGAACCGTTAGGCGTGATAGCGGCGATTGGTGCCTGGAATTATCCGCTGCAGATTGCGTTATGGAAATCTGCCCCGGCGCTGGCGGCAGGCAATGCCGTGATATTCAAGCCCAGCGAGGTAACCTCGTTGACCGCGTTGCAACTGGCGGAGATTTACCATGAAGCGGGGCTGCCATCCGGCGTATTTAATGTGCTGACCGGTGGTGGCAAAACCGTTGGTCAGGCACTGACTCGCCACCCCGGTATAGCCAAGGTATCTTTTACCGGCGGGGTCGTCAGCGGCAAAACGGTGATGGCGAATGCGGCCAAGTCCAGTCTTAAAGCGGTGACTCTGGAACTGGGCGGTAAGTCACCGCTGATCATTTTTGATGACGTTGATCTGAATAGGGCTGCAGATATCGCCATGGCAGCCAATTTTTTCAGTAGTGGGCAAGTTTGCACCCATGGTACCAGAGTGTTTATCCCAACCACGCTAAAGCCGATTTTTGAGCAGAAGATCCTTGAGCGAGTGGCTCGTATTCGTATGGGGGACCCAACAGACCTCACGGTGAATTTTGGACCGTTGGTAAGTATTGCCCATCAGAAATCAGTGTTGCGCTATATCGAACGTGGTAAGGAAGAGGGCGCTCGTTTGTTGATCGGTGGTGATGTGCCGAAGGGCGATGCGTTTTCCCGTGGTGCCTGGGTCACCCCCACCGTATTTACCGATTGCCGGGATGATATGACCATTGTGCGTGAAGAGATTTTCGGACCGGTGATGAGCATCCTCACCTATGACGCTGAAGATGAGGTGGTTCGGCGTGCCAATGGGACCAATTATGGTCTGGCGGCTGGCGTGGTGACACGGGATATCAGTCGGGCACATCGGGTTATCCATCAATTACAGGCTGGGATCGGCTGGATTAACACCTGGGGCGAGTCGCCGGCGGAAATGCCGGTGGGCGGTTACAAGCATTCGGGGTTGGGGCGTGAAAATGGTATTGCCACACTACACAGCTACACCCAAATCAAATCTATTCAGGTAGAACTAGGAGATTTTAATCCGATTTTTTAA
- the matP gene encoding macrodomain Ter protein MatP: protein MKYQQLKNLECGWKWKYLVKKHREGEPVTRFIEQSAADEAVSRLLKMENQPVLVLEWIAQCMNPMLENRMKQTIRARRKRHFNAEHQHTRKKSIDLEYLVWQRLAALAQRRGITLSETIVQLLEDAEHKEKYASQMSLLRQDLQAMLEQPQSENELPD from the coding sequence ATGAAATATCAACAACTAAAAAATCTTGAGTGCGGCTGGAAGTGGAAGTACCTGGTCAAAAAACATCGCGAGGGCGAGCCTGTTACGCGTTTTATTGAGCAAAGCGCGGCTGATGAAGCGGTAAGCCGTTTGCTGAAAATGGAAAACCAGCCGGTATTGGTTTTGGAGTGGATTGCTCAGTGCATGAATCCGATGCTGGAAAACCGCATGAAGCAGACGATTCGTGCCCGACGTAAACGGCACTTCAACGCTGAACATCAACATACCCGTAAAAAATCTATCGATCTTGAATATCTGGTTTGGCAGCGTCTGGCGGCGCTGGCACAGCGTCGTGGCATAACTTTGTCAGAAACTATCGTGCAATTGCTTGAAGATGCAGAGCATAAGGAGAAGTATGCCAGTCAGATGTCGCTGCTAAGACAAGATCTTCAGGCGATGTTGGAGCAACCACAGTCGGAAAACGAATTACCGGATTAA
- the phoH gene encoding phosphate starvation-inducible protein PhoH yields the protein MGRQKAVIKARREAKRVIRRESRSHRQREEDSVTSLVQLGGIEAIGMARESRDTSAIEARNPAQEHYLSAIENKQLIFATGEAGCGKTFLSAAKAAEALLHKEVERIIVTRPVLQAEEDLGFLPGDITEKFAPYFRPVYDVLQRRLGSSFLQYCLRPEIAKVEISPFAYMRGRTFENAVVILDEAQNVTVNQMKMFLTRLGENVTVIVNGDITQCDLPAGVKSGLRDALERFREDDMVSIVTFGKEDCVRSELCQRTLIAYS from the coding sequence ATGGGAAGACAAAAAGCAGTGATCAAAGCGCGTCGTGAAGCTAAACGTGTCATCAGACGTGAATCGCGCAGCCATCGTCAGCGTGAAGAAGATTCGGTCACTTCTCTGGTTCAGTTGGGCGGCATTGAAGCTATCGGTATGGCGCGTGAGAGCCGCGACACCTCAGCGATTGAGGCGCGAAACCCAGCTCAGGAACATTACTTGTCTGCAATAGAAAATAAACAGTTAATCTTTGCCACTGGTGAGGCTGGTTGTGGCAAAACGTTTCTCAGTGCTGCCAAAGCGGCTGAAGCACTGCTTCATAAAGAGGTTGAACGCATTATCGTTACACGGCCAGTATTACAGGCTGAGGAAGATCTTGGCTTCCTGCCAGGCGATATCACGGAGAAGTTCGCACCCTATTTTCGACCGGTATATGACGTATTGCAGCGCCGGCTAGGGTCTTCCTTTTTGCAATATTGCCTGAGACCGGAAATCGCCAAAGTGGAAATTTCGCCGTTTGCCTACATGCGTGGGCGGACGTTCGAGAATGCTGTGGTGATTTTGGATGAAGCGCAGAACGTTACTGTCAATCAGATGAAGATGTTCCTGACACGTTTGGGCGAGAACGTCACAGTGATTGTCAATGGTGATATTACGCAGTGTGACTTGCCTGCTGGTGTAAAATCAGGTCTGCGTGATGCGCTGGAGAGGTTCAGGGAGGATGATATGGTAAGCATCGTTACCTTTGGTAAAGAGGATTGTGTCCGTTCTGAGCTCTGCCAGCGTACGCTGATAGCGTATTCCTGA
- the betI gene encoding transcriptional regulator BetI, whose product MPKVGMQPIRRQQLIDATLMAIDEVGLHEASIAQIARRAGVSGGIISHYFQDKNGLLDATMRYLLHLLANAVRTRLAALTSDDPRLRLHAIVAGNFDASQTNPAAMKTWLAFWACSMHSPGLYRLQRVSSRRLYSNLCVEFRRCLALEDARRAAKGLAGLIDGLWLRTALNDKAGSQDESLAVACHFIDSLLKTAPCATSEQEG is encoded by the coding sequence ATGCCTAAAGTCGGGATGCAGCCGATCAGGCGACAACAATTGATCGATGCCACCTTGATGGCTATCGATGAGGTGGGGCTTCACGAGGCATCGATTGCGCAGATAGCGCGTCGGGCGGGCGTCTCTGGCGGCATCATCAGTCACTATTTTCAGGACAAGAACGGCTTGCTTGACGCCACAATGCGCTATTTGTTGCATCTATTAGCAAACGCTGTCAGAACCCGCCTGGCAGCTCTGACCTCAGATGATCCCCGATTGCGGTTACATGCAATTGTGGCCGGCAATTTCGATGCAAGCCAAACCAATCCTGCGGCAATGAAGACCTGGCTGGCATTCTGGGCTTGCAGTATGCATTCCCCCGGCCTTTACCGGTTGCAGCGCGTCAGCAGCCGCCGGCTTTACTCCAACCTATGCGTTGAATTCCGTCGCTGTTTAGCGCTTGAAGACGCGCGTCGAGCGGCAAAAGGCTTGGCTGGGTTGATTGATGGATTGTGGTTGCGCACTGCGCTGAATGACAAGGCGGGGAGTCAGGATGAATCGTTAGCGGTTGCCTGCCATTTTATCGACAGTCTGTTGAAGACGGCACCTTGCGCGACATCTGAACAGGAGGGCTGA
- a CDS encoding RpiB/LacA/LacB family sugar-phosphate isomerase: MKIALINENSQAAKNEIIATALTKAVEPLGHTVYNYGQYTVEDAAQLTYIQNGILAAILLNSGAADFVVTGCGTGQGAMLACNSFPGVICGLVVDPSDAYLFSQINNGNAVSLPYAKGFGWGAELNLENLFTQLFKEEGGRGYPSDRVAPQQRNKKILDAVKEVTYRDLITILKGLDQELVKGAIAGSKFQEYFFANSKDAELTNYIKSLLN; encoded by the coding sequence ATGAAAATTGCACTAATTAACGAGAACAGCCAGGCCGCAAAGAACGAGATTATCGCTACAGCGCTGACCAAAGCCGTGGAGCCGCTGGGCCATACGGTATATAACTACGGTCAATACACCGTTGAAGATGCTGCGCAGTTGACCTATATCCAAAACGGTATTTTGGCTGCTATCCTGCTCAACTCCGGTGCCGCTGATTTCGTCGTCACGGGGTGTGGTACCGGTCAAGGTGCAATGCTGGCCTGTAACTCTTTCCCTGGCGTAATCTGTGGGCTGGTTGTTGATCCGTCAGACGCCTACCTGTTCTCTCAGATCAATAATGGCAACGCGGTTTCTTTGCCTTACGCTAAAGGCTTTGGCTGGGGTGCGGAACTGAATCTGGAAAACCTGTTCACACAATTGTTCAAAGAAGAAGGTGGTCGCGGCTATCCGAGTGATCGCGTTGCTCCGCAGCAGCGCAACAAAAAAATCCTGGATGCCGTCAAGGAGGTGACCTATCGGGATCTGATCACCATTCTGAAAGGTTTGGATCAGGAACTGGTTAAAGGCGCTATCGCCGGCTCGAAATTTCAGGAATATTTCTTTGCCAATAGCAAAGACGCCGAACTGACCAACTACATCAAATCTCTGCTGAACTAA
- the fabA gene encoding bifunctional 3-hydroxydecanoyl-ACP dehydratase/trans-2-decenoyl-ACP isomerase — MVDKRDSYSKEDLFASGRGELFGPQGPLLPSGNMLMMDRVISMTEEGGLHGKGYVEAELDIHPELWFFGCHFIGDPVMPGCLGLDAMWQLVGFYLGWLGGEGKGRALGVGEVKFTGQVLPDAKKVTYRIHFKRVINRKLIMGIADGEVLVDGRLIYTATDLKVGLFKDTSTF; from the coding sequence ATGGTAGACAAACGCGATTCCTATTCCAAAGAAGACCTTTTCGCCAGCGGACGCGGTGAACTGTTTGGTCCACAAGGGCCACTACTGCCGTCTGGCAACATGCTGATGATGGATCGTGTCATCTCGATGACCGAAGAAGGTGGTCTGCATGGAAAAGGCTATGTGGAAGCAGAACTGGACATCCATCCAGAACTGTGGTTCTTCGGTTGCCACTTCATTGGCGACCCGGTAATGCCTGGGTGCCTGGGCCTGGATGCTATGTGGCAGTTGGTAGGCTTCTACCTTGGCTGGCTGGGTGGTGAAGGCAAGGGGCGCGCGCTGGGCGTGGGCGAAGTGAAATTCACCGGTCAGGTGCTGCCGGATGCTAAAAAGGTAACTTATCGCATCCACTTCAAACGCGTTATCAACCGTAAGCTGATCATGGGCATCGCGGATGGCGAAGTTCTGGTGGATGGCCGTTTGATTTACACTGCGACCGACCTGAAAGTAGGTCTGTTCAAAGACACCAGCACGTTCTGA
- a CDS encoding methyl-accepting chemotaxis protein produces MTIVKKLAIAISIFTLALISVGGFGLHSLSQSKDRLEYVMTNTLPSLDNLVKSNNTLNDARSALALTFLTREEQQRNTLKRALDDSLARVEKLNAIYKKDLISDAKDMQMANDNLQYLNEFRSAKDKLFQQFQTDSQAVEKAFSSQGYVTLAQEKLVKGFQEQYDYNVTLADKLQEQNSTSFKQAFFGLMGLIVAALLAAGTLSTVIINYVRTSLNALRQTLISVSENLDLTRQADASKNDEIGQTSGAFNNLIQRFAMVLSDVRSASENVSTASGEIAAANEDLSARTEEQASSLAQTAASMHEISSTIESNVDNTAHANKLGQQASVAVQHGDEAVQRMMHAMEDIAHGSEKVADITNLIEGIAFQTNILALNAAVEAARAGEHGRGFAVVAGEVRTLSQRSSSAAKEIKTLIDSAISAVKHGAVQADEVREAINNVKGVIQNVSNLVNEVSLASEEQSRGISQINTAINQMEAVTQQNAAMVEQASSAADSLNEQASRLRQSVEVFKLQGTPNVSGVHAMSGINALRLSNH; encoded by the coding sequence ATGACCATTGTAAAGAAATTAGCTATTGCAATCAGCATATTCACCCTTGCACTGATTAGTGTCGGTGGTTTTGGTCTTCATTCACTTAGCCAGTCAAAAGACCGTCTGGAATATGTGATGACTAACACGTTACCTAGCCTTGATAATCTGGTGAAGTCTAATAATACATTAAACGATGCACGTAGCGCGCTGGCACTCACGTTTCTCACCAGAGAAGAGCAACAGCGTAATACCTTAAAACGCGCACTAGACGATTCGCTCGCCAGAGTTGAAAAACTGAATGCTATTTATAAAAAGGATCTGATTTCTGATGCTAAAGATATGCAGATGGCTAATGATAATCTGCAATATCTGAATGAATTCCGGTCAGCCAAAGATAAACTGTTTCAGCAATTCCAGACCGATAGTCAGGCTGTAGAGAAAGCCTTCTCATCACAGGGATATGTGACTCTGGCGCAAGAGAAGCTGGTAAAAGGATTCCAGGAGCAGTACGACTACAATGTCACGTTGGCTGACAAACTACAGGAACAGAACAGCACCAGCTTCAAGCAGGCGTTTTTCGGGCTGATGGGGTTGATTGTAGCCGCACTGCTCGCCGCCGGAACGTTGTCTACTGTGATTATCAACTATGTACGCACCAGCCTGAATGCTCTGCGCCAAACGCTGATTTCAGTCAGTGAGAATCTGGATCTGACACGACAAGCCGATGCCAGCAAAAATGATGAAATCGGCCAGACATCAGGCGCTTTCAACAATCTGATCCAACGCTTCGCAATGGTACTGTCCGACGTTCGCTCTGCCAGCGAAAACGTTTCGACCGCATCCGGTGAGATTGCTGCCGCCAATGAAGATCTCTCAGCCAGAACGGAAGAGCAAGCCTCTTCGTTGGCACAGACCGCCGCCAGTATGCATGAAATTTCATCTACCATCGAAAGTAACGTTGATAATACCGCACATGCTAATAAGCTGGGCCAACAAGCAAGCGTTGCTGTTCAACATGGCGACGAAGCCGTACAACGCATGATGCACGCAATGGAAGATATCGCTCACGGGTCAGAGAAAGTCGCCGATATCACCAACCTTATCGAGGGCATCGCTTTCCAGACAAATATCCTGGCACTGAATGCAGCGGTGGAAGCGGCCCGTGCGGGTGAACATGGCCGAGGTTTTGCGGTGGTAGCCGGAGAAGTTCGCACATTGTCCCAACGTTCTTCATCTGCTGCCAAAGAGATCAAAACGCTGATAGACAGTGCAATTTCCGCCGTAAAACATGGCGCGGTACAGGCAGATGAAGTTCGCGAAGCTATCAACAATGTGAAAGGGGTGATTCAGAACGTGTCCAATCTGGTCAATGAAGTTTCTCTGGCATCAGAAGAACAAAGTCGCGGCATCTCTCAAATTAATACCGCCATTAACCAGATGGAAGCCGTCACCCAACAGAATGCCGCAATGGTAGAACAAGCTTCCTCTGCAGCCGATTCACTCAACGAGCAGGCATCCAGATTGCGTCAGTCGGTAGAGGTATTCAAACTTCAAGGAACCCCCAACGTCTCCGGGGTACATGCAATGAGTGGTATAAACGCTTTGCGCCTCAGTAATCACTAA
- the betA gene encoding choline dehydrogenase, translating to MEYDYIIIGAGSAGNVLAARLTEEQDVSVLLLEAGGSDYRLDFRTQMPAALAWPLQGRRYNWAYETAPEPHMNNRRMECGRGKGLGGSSLINGMCYIRGNAMDFEHWASQPGLADWRYHHCLPYFRKSERRDIGANVYHGDQGPVCVTTPKAGNNELFHAMVDAGVQAGYPRTDDLNGYQQEGFGPMDRTVTPRGRRSSTARGYLDMARGRPNLTIVTHTLIDRIVFDGSRATGVSYLHGSSNQSQYISARREVLLCAGAIASPQILQRSGVGPADLLRNLDIPLVQHLPGVGQNLQDHLEMYLQYRCKQPVSLYPALKWFNQPKIGAEWLLLGTGIGASNQFEAGGFIRSSEAYDRPNLQFHFLPVAINYNGTQAVRTHGFQIHAGSMRSPSRGRIHVRSRNPRQHPDILFNYMSTEQDWLEFRAAIRISREIMSQPALNRYRGEEISPGSQAKTDDELDAFIRQYAQTAYHPSCSCKMGLDAMAVVDGQGRVHGLSGLRVVDASIMPQIITGNLNATTIMMAEKVADRIRGRVPLLPDHVPFYRCSKGVSNCRKEADTQGNIIN from the coding sequence ATGGAGTATGACTACATCATTATTGGTGCGGGTTCTGCCGGTAACGTGCTGGCTGCCCGTTTGACGGAAGAGCAGGATGTCAGCGTGCTGCTGCTGGAGGCTGGCGGATCAGACTATCGACTGGATTTCCGTACCCAGATGCCTGCCGCATTAGCCTGGCCACTGCAGGGACGGCGCTATAACTGGGCTTATGAAACGGCTCCAGAGCCGCATATGAATAACCGTCGTATGGAGTGTGGACGCGGTAAAGGGCTTGGGGGATCATCGCTGATCAATGGCATGTGCTACATTCGCGGTAATGCGATGGATTTTGAACACTGGGCCAGCCAGCCCGGTTTAGCGGACTGGCGTTATCATCATTGCCTGCCGTATTTCCGCAAGTCGGAGCGGCGTGACATTGGCGCTAATGTATATCATGGCGATCAGGGACCGGTATGTGTGACGACACCCAAAGCGGGAAATAACGAGCTTTTTCATGCGATGGTCGATGCAGGCGTACAAGCGGGTTATCCGCGTACGGATGATCTGAATGGCTATCAGCAGGAAGGGTTTGGCCCTATGGATCGTACTGTGACTCCCCGTGGGCGCCGCTCCAGCACCGCTCGTGGTTATCTGGACATGGCGCGTGGACGTCCGAATTTAACTATCGTGACCCATACGCTGATTGATCGCATTGTGTTTGACGGCTCGCGGGCTACAGGCGTCAGTTATCTGCATGGCAGCAGTAACCAGTCACAGTACATCTCCGCGCGGCGGGAAGTGTTGCTGTGCGCAGGAGCCATTGCATCGCCACAGATATTGCAGCGCTCTGGCGTTGGTCCGGCTGATTTGCTGCGCAATCTGGATATTCCGTTGGTGCAGCACTTGCCGGGGGTTGGGCAGAATCTGCAAGATCATCTGGAAATGTATTTGCAATACCGTTGTAAACAACCGGTTTCGCTCTATCCGGCGCTAAAGTGGTTTAATCAGCCGAAGATTGGCGCTGAATGGCTGCTTTTGGGTACCGGCATCGGCGCCAGTAATCAGTTTGAAGCAGGTGGGTTTATTCGTAGCAGCGAAGCATATGACCGGCCTAATCTGCAATTCCATTTCTTACCGGTGGCCATCAATTATAACGGTACTCAGGCAGTCCGTACGCATGGATTTCAGATACATGCCGGGTCGATGCGTTCGCCCAGTCGTGGCCGCATCCATGTGCGCTCTCGTAATCCGCGGCAGCATCCAGATATTCTGTTTAACTATATGTCCACCGAGCAGGACTGGCTGGAGTTTCGTGCAGCGATTCGTATTAGCCGGGAAATCATGTCGCAGCCAGCATTGAATCGCTATCGGGGTGAGGAAATAAGCCCAGGGTCGCAAGCGAAAACTGACGACGAGCTGGATGCGTTTATTCGCCAGTATGCGCAAACCGCTTACCATCCTTCCTGCTCATGCAAAATGGGACTGGATGCGATGGCAGTGGTGGATGGTCAGGGGCGGGTTCATGGCCTTAGTGGATTGCGGGTAGTCGATGCATCGATCATGCCGCAGATTATTACGGGCAATCTTAATGCCACCACCATCATGATGGCAGAGAAGGTAGCTGATCGCATCCGTGGACGTGTGCCCTTACTACCTGACCATGTACCCTTTTATCGTTGCAGCAAAGGGGTCAGTAATTGTAGGAAAGAGGCAGATACACAGGGGAACATTATTAATTAG
- a CDS encoding AAA family ATPase yields MTSNRLEWQQLLPDHTPYQTLFSQAAQLAPAEFSMVQPRLADALTIFCHPRSPSRFMLLKAQENNAYLAVIANAIAQLPGQQSEMPHGCRYHIDGRQISIQPAQYTDDNFAATLRCGYQEWIEPEQLFGCVRMYKDDISLQPGLLHRVNGGTLILSARTLLAQPLMWLRLKQIIIDGQYHWLSPDERRPLPVEIPSMPIDLRLIVLGDRESLGDIHDMEPELGELAIYGEFESHLQLIEPEDMVHWCSYINALCLENQLPLLTADAWPELFTLAVRYSGDQGNVPLCPQWLTHQLKHAALYAREEEITGQAIIDAVTARRWREGYLSERMQDEIELGQVLIETEGDIIGQVNGLSVLEYAGYPLMFGEPTRISCVVHPGDGELTDVERKAELGGNLHAKGMMIMQAFLISELELEQQLPFSASIVFEQSYGEVDGDSASLAELSALISALSQFPINQQLAVTGSVDQFGHVQPIGGVNEKIEGFFEVCQRRGLTGKQGVIIPATNQRHLCLLPDVIDAVREEQFHIYAVDSVAEALMLLTQVPYDDDQQPSLLAAIRERIAQLSPQERRRFPWFFR; encoded by the coding sequence TTGACCAGTAACCGACTCGAATGGCAGCAACTGCTGCCCGATCATACGCCATATCAAACGTTATTTTCCCAGGCAGCGCAACTTGCCCCCGCCGAATTCTCCATGGTGCAGCCGCGGCTGGCCGATGCGCTGACGATTTTCTGTCATCCCCGCTCACCGTCCCGGTTCATGTTATTGAAAGCTCAGGAGAATAACGCTTATCTGGCAGTGATTGCCAATGCCATCGCTCAATTGCCTGGCCAGCAGTCAGAAATGCCGCACGGCTGCCGTTATCACATTGATGGTCGTCAGATCAGCATCCAGCCAGCCCAGTACACAGATGATAATTTCGCAGCGACGCTGCGTTGCGGCTATCAGGAGTGGATCGAACCGGAACAGCTATTTGGTTGCGTGCGCATGTACAAAGATGACATCAGCCTGCAACCTGGCCTGCTGCATCGCGTCAATGGCGGCACGTTGATCCTGTCCGCCCGAACGTTACTGGCTCAACCACTGATGTGGCTACGGCTAAAGCAGATAATCATTGATGGTCAGTACCACTGGCTATCGCCCGACGAACGGCGACCTCTACCGGTAGAAATTCCATCAATGCCTATCGACCTGCGTCTGATAGTGCTCGGTGATCGTGAAAGTCTGGGCGACATCCATGACATGGAACCGGAGCTGGGTGAACTGGCTATCTACGGTGAATTTGAATCGCACCTCCAGTTGATCGAACCTGAAGACATGGTGCACTGGTGTTCTTACATCAATGCCTTGTGTCTGGAAAATCAATTGCCGTTGCTGACTGCTGACGCCTGGCCAGAACTGTTCACACTGGCAGTACGCTACAGTGGTGATCAGGGCAATGTTCCCTTATGCCCGCAATGGTTGACCCACCAGCTTAAACACGCCGCACTCTATGCCCGTGAGGAAGAGATTACCGGACAAGCGATCATTGATGCCGTCACAGCACGCCGCTGGCGTGAAGGTTATCTCTCCGAGCGTATGCAAGATGAAATCGAACTCGGCCAAGTATTGATCGAAACCGAAGGCGACATTATTGGTCAGGTTAATGGTCTGTCGGTGCTGGAATACGCTGGCTATCCGCTGATGTTTGGCGAACCAACCCGAATTAGTTGCGTCGTACATCCTGGAGATGGCGAGCTGACCGATGTTGAGCGTAAAGCAGAATTGGGCGGTAATCTTCATGCCAAGGGTATGATGATCATGCAGGCATTTCTGATTTCCGAACTGGAGTTGGAACAACAACTGCCGTTTTCTGCTTCAATCGTGTTTGAGCAGTCCTATGGCGAAGTTGACGGCGACAGCGCTTCACTGGCTGAACTCAGCGCCTTGATCAGTGCGTTGTCGCAATTTCCGATCAATCAACAACTGGCGGTGACCGGTTCTGTCGACCAGTTTGGACATGTACAACCGATTGGTGGCGTCAACGAAAAGATCGAAGGATTTTTCGAGGTATGCCAGCGCCGTGGTTTGACAGGCAAACAAGGCGTCATTATCCCGGCAACCAACCAGCGTCATTTATGCCTGTTACCAGACGTTATCGACGCAGTGCGCGAAGAACAATTCCATATCTATGCTGTAGATTCGGTAGCCGAAGCACTGATGCTGTTAACTCAGGTACCGTACGATGATGACCAGCAGCCCAGCCTGTTGGCCGCAATCCGTGAACGCATTGCACAGCTGTCACCTCAGGAGCGACGCCGCTTCCCGTGGTTTTTTCGATAA